A genomic stretch from Thermomonospora umbrina includes:
- a CDS encoding LpqB family beta-propeller domain-containing protein, whose product MRSRRAVRILGGVVALACLAGCASVPSGGRVVSGRSAERAEPIAEPYVRLVPVRPRHNWTPDDIVKGFLTAAAGFNNDHEVAREYLTPTANASWRPGPRPEVIVTESAPSLSQQNGGTLVQVAATRLGHIASDGQYTAQSGTTYVTSFGLVRDANAQWRINRVPTELQRGLLLSGSDVDRAFRVLNLYFFEPDGNVLVPNGISLPLVNRQELPRQLVQALLAGPTTWLKPAVRSFFPAGTRLRGISISEGIATVDLSSEAHLGGEERMAAQLTWTLQRLPEVRQVKMQIDGDTIDPGGLGQIQSAEEWERFNSDTSRGRTEEIAYLRGADGRPHQLLDNDAIATGTKGDDHLYRPALSSDRLIAGLDSAGDTVLSGDLLGGVPVRPVLEAQHPDGRLTPPSWDHRGALWTVESFRTGSTLWVRPEGRQPIRVARWELSGHEVLALRVARDGVRVAVIVKIGGSRQLRLGRIVRSAGGVIEVGRFLPISSELVDAVDLAWSDSSALAVLGRTKATATQVTPYSVPVSGGSITPIGSGILGEAKSITAAPNSRIIIGAENNGKNSICRQSNLREWRFGEWNCDPLGSDPTYWG is encoded by the coding sequence ATGAGGTCGCGTAGGGCGGTGCGGATCCTCGGCGGCGTGGTGGCGCTGGCCTGTCTGGCCGGGTGCGCCAGCGTGCCGAGCGGTGGTCGGGTGGTCTCCGGGCGTTCCGCCGAGCGGGCCGAGCCGATCGCGGAGCCGTACGTGCGGCTCGTTCCCGTCCGGCCGCGTCACAACTGGACGCCGGACGACATCGTCAAGGGCTTCCTCACCGCCGCCGCCGGGTTCAATAACGACCACGAGGTGGCCCGCGAGTACCTGACGCCGACGGCCAACGCGTCCTGGCGGCCCGGGCCGCGGCCGGAGGTGATCGTCACCGAGAGCGCCCCGAGCCTGTCGCAGCAGAACGGCGGCACCCTGGTCCAGGTGGCGGCCACGCGGCTCGGCCACATCGCCTCGGACGGTCAGTACACCGCACAGTCCGGCACGACCTACGTGACGTCGTTCGGGCTGGTGCGCGACGCCAACGCCCAGTGGCGGATCAACCGAGTGCCGACGGAACTCCAGCGCGGGCTGCTGCTCAGCGGGAGCGACGTGGACCGGGCGTTCCGTGTGCTGAACCTCTACTTCTTCGAGCCCGACGGCAACGTTCTCGTACCGAACGGCATTTCGCTGCCGCTGGTCAACCGGCAGGAACTTCCCCGGCAACTGGTGCAGGCGCTGCTCGCCGGGCCGACGACGTGGCTGAAACCGGCCGTGCGCAGCTTCTTCCCGGCGGGCACCCGGCTGCGGGGCATCTCCATCTCCGAGGGAATCGCCACCGTCGACCTCAGCTCGGAGGCCCACCTGGGCGGCGAGGAACGGATGGCCGCCCAGTTGACCTGGACGCTGCAGCGGCTGCCCGAGGTCCGGCAGGTCAAGATGCAGATCGACGGCGACACCATCGACCCGGGCGGGCTGGGCCAGATCCAGTCGGCGGAGGAGTGGGAGCGCTTCAACTCCGACACGTCACGCGGGCGCACCGAGGAGATCGCCTACCTGCGCGGAGCCGACGGACGCCCGCACCAACTGCTCGACAACGACGCGATCGCCACCGGCACGAAGGGTGACGATCACCTGTACCGCCCCGCGCTGTCCTCCGACCGGCTCATCGCCGGGCTCGACTCGGCCGGTGACACGGTGCTCAGCGGCGACCTCCTCGGCGGTGTGCCGGTGCGTCCCGTCCTGGAGGCCCAGCACCCCGACGGCAGGCTCACACCGCCCTCCTGGGACCACCGGGGCGCGTTGTGGACCGTGGAGTCCTTCCGCACCGGCTCGACCCTGTGGGTGCGGCCCGAGGGCCGGCAACCGATCCGCGTGGCCAGGTGGGAGCTGTCCGGCCACGAGGTGCTGGCGCTGCGGGTGGCCCGCGACGGTGTACGCGTCGCCGTCATCGTGAAGATCGGTGGCAGCCGGCAGCTCCGCCTCGGCCGCATCGTCCGCAGCGCCGGCGGCGTGATCGAGGTCGGCCGGTTCCTGCCCATCAGCTCCGAGCTCGTGGACGCCGTCGACCTGGCCTGGAGCGACTCCAGCGCGCTGGCCGTCCTGGGCAGGACCAAGGCCACCGCGACCCAGGTGACGCCGTACTCGGTACCGGTCAGCGGCGGCTCCATCACCCCCATCGGCAGCGGCATCCTCGGCGAGGCCAAGTCCATCACCGCCGCCCCCAACTCCCGCATCATCATCGGGGCCGAGAACAACGGCAAGAACAGCATCTGCCGCCAGAGCAACCTCCGCGAGTGGCGCTTCGGCGAGTGGAACTGCGACCCTCTCGGCTCCGACCCCACCTACTGGGGCTGA
- a CDS encoding ComF family protein, which produces MSNGLSGVADPADGAAKSPLRIIESPRVSAVPLGGGCPGTHHGAVCSRRSAGDRRVVGSRLPASDAHARVSAARSRPLRGLRGSIDGDGLEVLVVPVPSAPRALRRRGHDPVRKLAEFAVRQLRKEGFPVSCAAVLHHCRPVADQSSLGALARHANLDGALRVVPDRRLVTRDVRPARRSGGIRGPGPGQPPHRHGPGATQAPDHRTASAQRDGPDTGRTKEHPPEGRRPSVLGVRENDGWLAGRRVIVVDDVITSGATLAEAVRALTAEGAEVFAVATVAATRRRYR; this is translated from the coding sequence ATGTCCAACGGCTTGTCGGGGGTGGCGGATCCCGCTGATGGTGCGGCCAAATCGCCACTTCGGATCATCGAATCTCCGCGAGTGTCCGCCGTTCCCTTGGGGGGCGGATGTCCCGGCACACACCACGGTGCGGTGTGCTCGCGCCGCTCCGCCGGCGACAGGCGTGTGGTCGGCAGTCGCTTGCCCGCATCCGATGCCCATGCGCGTGTCTCTGCGGCCCGATCCCGACCGCTGCGAGGTCTTCGCGGATCCATCGACGGCGATGGTTTGGAGGTCCTTGTTGTCCCAGTACCGTCGGCACCCCGGGCGCTTCGGCGACGTGGGCATGACCCGGTGCGAAAGCTTGCCGAGTTCGCCGTACGGCAACTGCGCAAGGAAGGCTTTCCTGTCTCCTGCGCGGCGGTCTTACACCACTGCAGACCGGTCGCCGACCAGTCGAGCCTCGGCGCCCTAGCCCGTCACGCCAACCTCGACGGGGCGCTGCGTGTGGTCCCTGACCGGCGACTGGTGACCAGGGACGTTCGACCTGCCCGCCGGAGCGGAGGCATCCGGGGCCCTGGTCCCGGGCAACCGCCCCACCGCCACGGACCCGGCGCGACGCAGGCCCCGGACCACAGAACTGCGTCGGCTCAGCGAGATGGCCCCGACACGGGTCGCACGAAAGAGCACCCGCCTGAAGGTAGGCGGCCATCGGTCCTCGGGGTCCGCGAGAACGACGGCTGGCTTGCTGGACGACGGGTCATCGTGGTCGACGACGTGATCACGTCCGGGGCGACCCTCGCGGAAGCGGTTCGGGCACTGACGGCGGAGGGCGCCGAGGTCTTCGCCGTGGCGACGGTCGCGGCCACGCGGCGAAGGTACCGCTGA
- the hpf gene encoding ribosome hibernation-promoting factor, HPF/YfiA family has product MDIIVKGRHTEVNERFRQHVDTKLAKIERLNQKVIRVDVEVSEERNPRQADRRERVELTIRSRGPAIRAEAAAEDRYGALDLALDKLESRLRRSADRRKIHHGSGNRAPAKLARMEPLPEPVPPLPEVPSETLERERVKAAEAPEVDDHLVPIPMDGDGPVVVREKFHYSTPMTIEQALYEMELVGHDFFLFLDKEGGRPSVVYRRRGWDYGVIRLVEE; this is encoded by the coding sequence GTGGACATCATCGTGAAGGGCCGGCACACCGAGGTCAACGAGCGGTTCCGGCAGCACGTCGACACCAAGCTGGCCAAGATCGAGAGACTGAACCAGAAGGTCATCCGGGTGGACGTGGAGGTGTCGGAGGAGCGCAATCCCCGCCAGGCCGATCGGCGGGAACGGGTCGAACTCACCATCCGCTCGCGCGGCCCGGCCATCCGCGCCGAGGCGGCGGCCGAGGACCGCTACGGGGCCCTCGACCTCGCGCTCGACAAGCTCGAGTCGAGGCTGCGCCGCAGCGCCGACCGACGCAAGATCCACCACGGCAGCGGCAACCGCGCCCCGGCGAAGCTCGCCAGGATGGAGCCCCTGCCCGAACCCGTCCCCCCGCTCCCCGAGGTCCCCTCGGAGACTTTGGAACGTGAGAGGGTCAAGGCCGCAGAGGCGCCCGAAGTGGACGACCACCTCGTCCCGATCCCCATGGACGGCGACGGCCCCGTGGTCGTCCGCGAGAAGTTCCACTACTCGACCCCCATGACGATCGAGCAGGCCCTCTACGAGATGGAGCTCGTCGGCCACGACTTCTTCCTGTTCCTCGACAAGGAGGGCGGCCGCCCGAGCGTCGTCTACCGACGCCGCGGCTGGGACTACGGGGTCATCCGCCTGGTAGAGGAATGA
- a CDS encoding response regulator, whose translation MSEYPETRRAPGGAAPRAGDPATAASDDGAAATDPIRVLIVDDHALFRRGLEMVLAGEDDIEVVGEGGDGNEAVEMARDLLPDVLLMDIRMPRRSGIEACLAIKESVPSAKIVMLTISDEDKDLFEAIKAGASGYLLKEISIDEVPQAVRAVHGGQSLISPSMASKLITEFASLAKRSDERQQQLPAPKLTDREMEVLRLVARGLGNREIAKELFISENTVKNHVRNILEKLQLHSRMEAVVYAVREKLLEIT comes from the coding sequence GTGAGCGAGTATCCCGAGACTCGGCGCGCGCCCGGGGGTGCTGCCCCGCGGGCCGGTGACCCGGCCACGGCCGCGTCGGACGACGGCGCGGCGGCGACGGATCCGATCCGCGTGCTGATCGTCGATGACCATGCGCTGTTCCGCAGGGGCCTGGAGATGGTCCTGGCCGGTGAGGACGACATCGAGGTGGTCGGGGAGGGCGGCGACGGGAACGAGGCCGTCGAGATGGCCCGTGACCTGCTGCCCGACGTCCTGCTGATGGACATCCGGATGCCGCGTCGCAGCGGCATCGAGGCCTGTCTGGCCATCAAGGAGTCCGTTCCGAGCGCCAAGATCGTGATGTTGACGATCAGCGACGAGGACAAGGACCTGTTCGAGGCGATCAAGGCCGGTGCCAGCGGCTACCTGCTCAAGGAGATCTCCATCGACGAGGTCCCCCAGGCGGTCCGCGCGGTCCACGGCGGCCAGTCGCTGATCAGCCCCTCGATGGCGTCCAAGCTGATCACTGAGTTCGCGTCGCTGGCGAAACGCAGCGACGAGCGCCAGCAGCAGCTCCCCGCGCCCAAGCTGACCGACCGCGAGATGGAGGTGCTCCGCCTCGTGGCCCGCGGCCTGGGCAACCGCGAGATCGCCAAGGAGCTCTTCATCTCCGAGAACACGGTCAAGAACCACGTGCGCAACATTTTGGAGAAACTCCAGCTCCACTCCCGGATGGAGGCCGTCGTCTACGCCGTCAGGGAAAAGCTCCTCGAAATCACCTGA
- a CDS encoding winged helix-turn-helix domain-containing protein, whose product MTELELSADEARRVQLSAQGLLGAGGRRGGVRGLLGRLGAVQLDTISVLARSHELIPYARLGAVGRDAVEDAYWGGSAGAGAAFEYWAHAACVLPMDEWPIFGFRRRAFRDRGWRWHQVSEQTCDLVRKRLRADGPLTMKELGGAKAGGEWWDWSEQKIAVEWLLDVGEVVCVRRTGWRRVYDLPERAVPAALLDQEPGDAECLTYLVGRAGRALGVATRADLADYYRIKNEQVGEVIEATGLVPVRVEGWRQPAWADPAALVSPPRGRHATTLLSPFDSLVWDRARTSRMFGFDHRLEAYVPKAKRVHGYFTMPLLAGGRLIGRVDPAREKGVLVARQVSFEPWAISTPSRTRSALTALSTALWRAADWVGCHDVRVDVLNPPELATAVTRALTTEGTL is encoded by the coding sequence GTGACCGAACTTGAGTTGTCCGCGGACGAGGCCCGTCGGGTTCAGTTGAGCGCACAGGGGCTGCTGGGGGCCGGTGGGCGCAGGGGTGGCGTGCGGGGGCTGCTCGGGCGGCTGGGGGCCGTGCAGTTGGACACGATTTCCGTGCTGGCGCGTTCGCATGAGCTGATCCCGTACGCGCGGCTGGGGGCGGTCGGGCGGGACGCGGTCGAGGACGCCTACTGGGGCGGCTCGGCGGGGGCGGGGGCCGCCTTCGAGTACTGGGCCCACGCGGCGTGCGTGCTGCCGATGGACGAGTGGCCGATCTTCGGGTTCCGGCGCAGGGCGTTCAGGGACCGGGGGTGGCGTTGGCACCAGGTCTCCGAGCAGACGTGCGACCTCGTTCGCAAGCGGCTGCGGGCGGACGGGCCGCTCACCATGAAGGAGTTGGGCGGCGCGAAGGCCGGCGGCGAGTGGTGGGACTGGAGCGAGCAGAAGATCGCCGTGGAGTGGCTCCTGGACGTCGGCGAGGTGGTGTGCGTGCGGCGGACCGGCTGGCGGCGGGTGTACGACCTGCCCGAACGCGCGGTGCCCGCAGCGCTGCTCGATCAGGAGCCCGGGGACGCCGAGTGTCTGACGTACCTGGTCGGGCGGGCGGGACGGGCGCTCGGCGTGGCGACACGGGCCGACCTCGCCGACTACTACCGGATCAAGAACGAGCAGGTCGGTGAGGTCATCGAGGCGACCGGGCTGGTTCCGGTGCGGGTGGAGGGCTGGCGGCAGCCGGCGTGGGCCGACCCGGCGGCGCTGGTGTCGCCTCCGCGGGGAAGGCACGCGACGACGCTGCTCTCGCCGTTCGACTCCCTGGTGTGGGACCGCGCCCGGACCTCCCGGATGTTCGGGTTCGACCACCGACTGGAGGCGTACGTCCCCAAGGCCAAGCGGGTGCACGGCTACTTCACGATGCCGCTGCTGGCGGGAGGGCGGCTGATCGGCCGCGTCGACCCCGCCCGCGAAAAGGGCGTGCTCGTCGCCCGCCAGGTCTCGTTCGAGCCATGGGCGATCTCCACCCCTTCCCGGACGCGCTCGGCCCTGACCGCTCTGAGCACCGCACTGTGGCGTGCCGCCGACTGGGTGGGCTGCCACGATGTGCGCGTCGACGTCCTGAATCCACCGGAACTGGCCACCGCCGTCACCCGAGCCCTCACCACGGAGGGCACCCTCTGA
- a CDS encoding HGxxPAAW family protein, which produces MPGSHGGQPKSWVSVVVTLVGFALGGIALCLGPNWFLFWAGAAIVMLGGLLGMAFGIFADVVLDEPRVLPEIVNYSLFGSRSNKRRGGRYGEMSELPRVSDPEHKPHG; this is translated from the coding sequence ATGCCCGGATCTCACGGTGGGCAACCGAAATCGTGGGTGTCGGTGGTGGTGACGCTGGTCGGGTTCGCCCTGGGCGGGATCGCCCTCTGCCTGGGCCCCAACTGGTTCCTGTTCTGGGCGGGCGCCGCGATCGTCATGCTGGGGGGCCTGCTGGGCATGGCCTTCGGCATCTTCGCCGACGTCGTCCTGGACGAGCCCCGCGTCCTTCCGGAGATCGTCAACTACTCGCTCTTCGGCTCTCGCAGCAACAAGCGTCGAGGCGGCCGGTACGGCGAGATGTCCGAACTCCCCCGGGTCAGCGACCCGGAGCACAAGCCCCACGGCTGA
- the secA gene encoding preprotein translocase subunit SecA: MPPVIDKILRAGEGKTLRKLKKLADHVNSIEEDFLEMTDAELRELTDKYRERIEEGESLDSLLPEAFATAREAAKRVLGQRHFDVQVMGGAALHLGNIAEMRTGEGKTLTAVLPAYLNALSGEGVHVITVNDYLAKRDAEWMGRVHQFLGLEVGVILPQMTPEERRKAYNADITYGTNNEFGFDYLRDNMAWSLDECVQRGHNFAIVDEVDSILIDEARTPLIISGPAEQNSKWYTEFSKIVPRLKPSSGKEETDGDYQVDEKKRTVGILETGVEKVEDWLGIDNLYDATNTPLVSFLNNALKAKELYKKDKDYVVMNGEVLIVDEFTGRILHGRRYNEGMHQAIEAKEGVAIKDENQTLATITLQNYFRLYDKLGGMTGTAQTEAAEFNKIYKLGVVTIPTNRPMVRKDVADVVYKTEQAKFEAVVDDIAERHEKGQPVLVGTTSVEKSEKLSKMLKRRGIPHEVLNAKAHEKESAIVAEAGRKGAVTVATNMAGRGTDIMLGGNPDFRADLELHARGLSPLETPEEYEEAWPEALEKAKEAVKGEHEEVADAGGLYVLATERHESRRIDNQLRGRSGRQGDPGESRFYLSLEDDLMRLFNSARVESIMTRLNIPDDVPIESKIVSNAIRSAQTQVEQQNFEIRKNVLKYDEVLNRQRQVIYAERRKVLEGADLEEQIRRMIDEVVDGYVAGATGEGFAEEWDLEKLWKAFQQLYPISFTVEELAEEVGGEISALDAETLAEKVRKDAQEAYDKRETELGAEVVRELERRVILSVLDRKWREHLYEMDYLQEGIGLRAMAQRDPLVEYQREGFDMFNAMLDGIKEESVGYLFNLEVEVEEQPPAPTVGVKPVSIAATATDVDEEAEAEEAEEPSEIEEAPAIKTKGLDKPKRPTKLEYSAPTVDGEGGVETHSEETEDEYAGVGRNDPCPCGSGRKFKRCHGNPRNQD; this comes from the coding sequence GTGCCGCCAGTCATCGACAAGATCCTTCGTGCGGGCGAAGGCAAAACTCTGCGCAAGCTCAAGAAGCTCGCGGATCACGTCAACAGCATCGAGGAGGACTTCCTCGAGATGACCGACGCCGAGCTGCGCGAGCTGACCGACAAGTACCGGGAGCGCATCGAGGAGGGCGAGAGCCTCGACTCGCTGCTGCCGGAGGCGTTCGCGACGGCGCGTGAGGCGGCCAAGCGGGTGCTGGGGCAGCGGCACTTCGACGTCCAGGTCATGGGCGGCGCCGCGCTGCACCTCGGGAACATCGCCGAGATGCGCACCGGTGAGGGCAAGACCCTGACCGCCGTGCTGCCCGCCTACCTGAACGCGCTGTCCGGCGAGGGCGTGCACGTCATCACGGTCAACGACTATCTGGCCAAGCGCGACGCCGAGTGGATGGGCCGTGTGCACCAGTTCCTCGGCCTCGAGGTGGGCGTCATCCTCCCGCAGATGACCCCCGAAGAGCGTCGCAAGGCCTACAACGCCGACATCACGTACGGCACCAACAACGAGTTCGGCTTCGACTACCTGCGCGACAACATGGCCTGGAGCCTGGACGAGTGCGTCCAGCGTGGCCACAACTTCGCGATCGTGGACGAGGTCGACTCCATCCTGATCGACGAGGCCCGGACGCCGCTGATCATCTCCGGCCCGGCCGAGCAGAACTCCAAGTGGTACACCGAGTTCTCGAAGATCGTTCCGCGCCTCAAGCCGTCCAGCGGCAAGGAGGAGACGGACGGCGACTACCAGGTCGACGAGAAGAAGCGCACCGTCGGCATCCTGGAGACCGGGGTCGAGAAGGTCGAGGACTGGCTCGGCATCGACAACCTGTACGACGCCACGAACACGCCCCTGGTGAGCTTCCTGAACAACGCCCTGAAGGCGAAGGAGCTCTACAAGAAGGACAAGGACTACGTCGTCATGAACGGCGAGGTCCTGATCGTGGACGAGTTCACCGGCCGCATCCTGCACGGCCGCCGGTACAACGAGGGCATGCACCAGGCCATCGAGGCCAAGGAAGGTGTGGCGATCAAGGACGAGAACCAGACGCTCGCCACGATCACCCTCCAGAACTACTTCCGGCTGTACGACAAGCTGGGCGGCATGACCGGTACGGCCCAGACCGAGGCCGCCGAGTTCAACAAGATCTACAAGCTCGGCGTGGTCACCATCCCGACCAACCGGCCCATGGTCCGCAAGGACGTGGCCGACGTGGTGTACAAGACCGAGCAGGCCAAGTTCGAGGCCGTGGTCGACGACATCGCCGAGCGGCACGAGAAGGGCCAGCCGGTCCTGGTCGGCACCACCTCGGTCGAGAAGTCCGAGAAGCTGTCGAAGATGCTCAAGCGGCGCGGCATCCCGCACGAGGTGCTGAACGCCAAGGCGCACGAGAAGGAGAGCGCCATCGTCGCCGAGGCGGGCCGCAAGGGCGCCGTCACCGTGGCGACCAACATGGCGGGCCGCGGCACCGACATCATGCTCGGCGGCAACCCGGACTTCCGCGCCGACCTGGAGCTCCACGCCCGGGGGCTGTCCCCGCTGGAGACCCCGGAGGAGTACGAGGAGGCCTGGCCCGAGGCGCTGGAGAAGGCCAAGGAGGCCGTCAAGGGCGAGCACGAGGAGGTCGCCGACGCCGGCGGCCTGTACGTGCTGGCCACCGAGCGGCACGAGTCCCGGCGCATCGACAACCAGCTCCGCGGTCGTTCCGGCCGGCAGGGCGACCCGGGCGAGTCGCGCTTCTACCTGTCCCTCGAGGACGACCTGATGCGGCTGTTCAACTCGGCGCGAGTCGAGTCGATCATGACCCGGCTGAACATCCCGGACGACGTGCCGATCGAGTCCAAGATCGTCTCCAACGCGATCCGGTCCGCGCAGACCCAGGTCGAGCAGCAGAACTTCGAGATCCGCAAGAACGTCCTCAAGTACGACGAGGTGCTCAACCGGCAGCGCCAGGTCATCTACGCCGAGCGCCGCAAGGTGCTGGAGGGCGCGGACCTGGAGGAGCAGATCCGCCGGATGATCGACGAGGTCGTCGACGGCTACGTCGCCGGCGCCACCGGCGAGGGCTTCGCCGAGGAGTGGGATCTGGAGAAGCTCTGGAAGGCGTTCCAGCAGCTCTACCCGATCAGCTTCACCGTCGAGGAACTGGCCGAGGAGGTCGGCGGCGAGATCTCCGCGCTGGACGCCGAGACCCTCGCCGAGAAGGTCCGCAAGGACGCCCAGGAGGCGTACGACAAGCGCGAGACCGAGCTGGGCGCGGAGGTCGTCCGCGAGCTGGAGCGCCGGGTCATCCTGTCGGTGCTCGACCGCAAGTGGCGCGAGCACCTGTACGAGATGGACTACCTCCAGGAGGGCATCGGCCTGCGGGCCATGGCGCAGCGCGACCCGCTGGTGGAGTACCAGCGCGAGGGCTTCGACATGTTCAACGCGATGCTCGACGGCATCAAGGAGGAGTCGGTCGGCTACCTGTTCAACCTCGAGGTCGAGGTCGAGGAGCAGCCGCCCGCCCCCACCGTCGGCGTCAAGCCCGTGTCCATCGCCGCGACCGCCACGGACGTCGACGAGGAGGCCGAGGCCGAGGAGGCCGAGGAGCCCTCCGAGATCGAAGAGGCCCCGGCGATCAAGACCAAGGGCCTCGACAAGCCCAAGCGGCCCACCAAGCTGGAGTACTCCGCCCCCACCGTCGACGGCGAGGGCGGCGTGGAGACCCACAGCGAGGAGACCGAGGACGAGTACGCGGGCGTGGGTCGCAACGACCCCTGCCCCTGCGGCTCGGGCAGGAAGTTCAAGCGCTGCCACGGCAACCCGCGCAACCAGGACTGA
- a CDS encoding Rv3235 family protein — protein sequence MEDVGAVAGSTVRLVMEVLAGTRPLRQLARRATPAVCRGLAPFAVAVRPRGPIQPPRVLTSWVQEPAAGAAEAGAVIAVNGRVQALALRLEHHRGRWRCTALETTAPPR from the coding sequence GTGGAGGACGTCGGTGCGGTGGCGGGCTCGACCGTTCGGCTGGTGATGGAGGTGCTGGCGGGGACGCGGCCTCTGCGGCAGCTCGCTCGGCGGGCGACGCCGGCGGTGTGTCGGGGGCTGGCTCCGTTCGCGGTGGCGGTGCGTCCGCGTGGGCCGATCCAGCCGCCGCGCGTGCTCACGTCCTGGGTGCAGGAACCCGCCGCCGGAGCGGCCGAGGCCGGTGCCGTCATCGCCGTGAACGGCCGGGTGCAGGCGTTGGCGCTCCGGCTGGAACACCATCGAGGCCGCTGGCGCTGCACGGCTCTCGAGACCACGGCCCCACCACGGTGA